TCAAAAGCCTGGTGTTAAAAATCGCGAAATATCACTAAAATCCTACCTGTATTTCTCCCAAAAGGTAACTTATTAGAGCAACTGGGATTACCACCCAATTGGTAGGTAGAACCTTAGGACTGGGTGACCCCCTCACAGGTAAATCTTTGAGCTATATAAACTTCACGCTAAAGTTACCAGGACATCAGTTCCTTTTCGACAGTCCAACCATGAAGTACCGCACCGTGTTGAACAAGCGCAAGCAAGCGACTCCTTCGCCAGTGAGAGAAGCATCCGCCGACGCATCCCTGGCCAACCACAGTGCCCTCGAGCTGGAGGCCGCCGCAGCTCTCCTGTTGCTTCGCTACCAATACGATCGACAGGCCTGCAACAATATTATATCCTACACCGAGTCCTGTTCCCCAACTCCTCCGCCTGCTGTCGCCGATAATACAACTCCCAAAGATCAGACTGTTCGTCCGCCGGTCGCCAGTCAGCCGCTGAAG
The genomic region above belongs to Drosophila takahashii strain IR98-3 E-12201 chromosome 2L, DtakHiC1v2, whole genome shotgun sequence and contains:
- the LOC108065979 gene encoding uncharacterized protein, whose translation is MKYRTVLNKRKQATPSPVREASADASLANHSALELEAAAALLLLRYQYDRQACNNIISYTESCSPTPPPAVADNTTPKDQTVRPPVASQPLKKRSIPSHLLRRSVTPAKSDSSVSNKSIVKAKARTPMPSSERSCNRSLLKSCRNMIREFLDNQEII